A genomic segment from Leopardus geoffroyi isolate Oge1 chromosome A2, O.geoffroyi_Oge1_pat1.0, whole genome shotgun sequence encodes:
- the AHR gene encoding aryl hydrocarbon receptor isoform X2 yields the protein MNSSSSHITYASRKRRKPVQKTVKPIPPEGIKSNPSKRHRDRLNTELDRLASLLPFPQDVINKLDKLSVLRLSVSYLRAKSFFDVALQASPADRNGIQENCRTKFREGLSLQEGEFLLQALNGFVLVVTTDALVFYASSTIQDYLGFQQSDVIHQSVYELIHTEDRPEFQRQLHWTLNPTQCADSGQRIDANGLPQPAVCYNPDQLPPENSSFMERSFVCRLRCLLDNSSGFLAMNFQGRLKYLHGQNKKGKDGSILPPQLALFAIATPLQPPSILEIRTKNFIFRTKHKLDFTPTGCDAKGKLVLGYTEAELCMRGSGYQFIHAADMLYCAEYHIRMIKTGESGMIVFRLLTKDNRWTWVQSNARLVYKNGRPDYIIATQRPLTDEEGTDHLRKRTMKLPFMFTSGEAVLYQVNNPFPPMMDPLPVRTKTTACGRESATTSTLNKESFNTNSLLGAMMQQDESIYLYPASSNTAFERNLFNEPMNECSNWQDSMAPVGNNSILKHEQIGQSQDMNSAISGGQSGPFADNRNSDLYSIMKHLGIDFEDIKDMQQNEEFFRTDFSGEDDFRDLDLTDEILTYVQDSLRKPAFQCPGYQQQQAMAVNSSCMVQEHLQLEQQQQRLQHQQNLVASEQQQQQLCQKMQHMQVNGMFANWSANQSVPFGCPQQELQQYSVLSDLPGTSQECPYKSETDAMPYTHNFIPCDQSVLPQHSQGPQLDFPLGTFEPSPYPTTSNLEDFFTCLQAPENQTHGLTPEPPIVTPQTCYAGAVSMYQCQPETPHGHEAQMQYNPTMPDPHAFLNKFQNGGVLNETYPAELNNINSTQTPTHLQPLHHTSEARPFPDLTSSGFL from the exons tgtcaAGCCAATCCCACCTGAAGGAATCAAGTCCAATCCTTCCAAGCGACATAGAGACCGACTTAATACAGAGTTGGACCGTTTGGCTAGCCTGCTGCCTTTTCCACAAGATGTTATTAATAAGCTGGACAAACTTTCAGTTCTCAGGCTCAGTGTCAGTTACCTAAGAGCCAAGAGCTTCTTTGATG tTGCATTACAGGCCTCCCCAGCTGACAGAAATGGAATTCAGGAAAACTGTAGAACAAAATTCAGAGAAGGCCTGAGTCTGCAAGAAGGAGAATTCTTATTACAG GCTCTGAATGGCTTCGTGCTGGTTGTCACTACAGATGCTTTGGTCTTTTATGCTTCTTCTACTATACAAGATTACTTAGGGTTCCAGcag tctGATGTCATACACCAGAGTGTGTATGAACTTATTCACACTGAAGATCGACCTGAATTTCAGCGTCAGCTGCACTGGACATTAAACCCTACGCAGTGTGCAGACTCTGGACAAAGAATTGATG CTAATGGCCTCCCGCAGCCAGCAGTCTGTTATAACCCAGACCAGCTTCCTCCAGAAAACTCTTCCTTTATGGAGAGGAGCTTCGTGTGCCGACTAAGGTGTCTCCTGGATAATTCATCTGGTTTCCTG gcAATGAATTTCCAGGGGAGGTTAAAGTATCTTCACGGACAGAACAAGAAAGGCAAAGATGGGTCAATCCTTCCACCTCAGTTGGCTTTGTTTGCAATAGCTACTCCACTGCAGCCACCCTCCATACTTGAAATTAGAACCAAAAACTTCATCTTTAGAACCAAACACAAATTGGACTTTACACCTACTGGTTGTGATGCCAA aggaaAACTTGTTTTAGGCTACACTGAAGCAGAGTTGTGCATGAGAGGATCAGGATATCAATTTATTCATGCTGCTGATATGCTTTATTGTGCAGAGTACCATATCCGGA tGATTAAGACTGGAGAAAGTGGCATGATAGTATTCAGGCTTCTCACCAAAGACAATCGATGGACCTGGGTTCAGTCTAATGCACGCttagtgtataaaaatggaaGACCAGATTATATCATTGCAACTCAGAGACCACTGAC agatgaagaaggaaCAGACCATTTACGAAAACGAACTATGAAGTTGCCTTTTATGTTTACTTCTGGAGAAGCTGTGTTATACCAGGTAAACAACCCTTTTCCTCCCATGATGGATCCCTTACCAGTGAGGACTAAAACTACTGCTTGTGGAAGAGAGTCTGCCACCACATCAACTCTAAATAAGGAATCTTTCAATACCAATTCCCTCCTGGGTGCCATGATGCAACAAGATGAGTCTATTTATCTCTATCCTGCTTCCAGTAACACagcttttgaaagaaatctttttaacgAACCTATGAATGAATGCAGTAATTGGCAAGACAGTATGGCACCAGTAGGAAATAACAGTATCCTGAAACACGAGCAAATAGGTCAGTCTCAGGATATGAACTCAGCAATCTCTGGAGGCCAATCAGGGCCCTTTGCAGACAACAGAAATAGTGACTTGTACAGCATTATGAAACACCTAGGCATTGATTTTGAAGATATCAAAGACATGCAACAGAATGAGGAATTTTTCAGAACTGACTTTTCTGGTGAGGATGACTTCAGAGATCTTGACCTCACAGATGAAATCCTGACCTATGTCCAAGATTCTTTAAGGAAGCCTGCCTTCCAGTGTCCCGGTTACCAGCAGCAACAGGCCATGGCTGTGAACTCAAGTTGTATGGTACAGGAGCACCTGCAGCTagaacagcagcagcagcgacTGCAGCACCAGCAAAACCTCGTAGCATcggagcagcagcagcaacaactgTGTCAGAAAATGCAGCATATGCAAGTTAATGGCATGTTTGCCAATTGGAGCGCTAACCAGTCTGTGCCTTTTGGTTGTCCGCAGCAAGAGCTACAGCAGTATAGTGTCCTTTCAGACTTACCTGGGACCAGTCAAGAGTGTCCCTACAAATCTGAGACGGATGCTATGCCTTATACACACAACTTTATCCCCTGTGATCAGTCTGTGCTACCACAACATTCCCAGGGGCCACAGTTAGACTTTCCCTTAGGGACCTTCGAACCATCCCCGTACCCTACTACTTCTAATTTAGAAGATTTCTTCACGTGTTTACAAGCTCCTGAGAACCAAACACACGGACTTACTCCAGAGCCGCCCATAGTAACTCCTCAGACGTGTTATGCCGGGGCTGTGTCCATGTACCAGTGCCAGCCGGAAACTCCGCACGGCCACGAGGCCCAGATGCAGTACAATCCAACCATGCCGGACccacatgcatttttaaacaaG TTTCAGAATGGAGGAGTTTTAAATGAAACCTATCCAgctgaattaaataatataaatagcaCTCAGACTCCCACACACCTTCAGCCCCTTCATCACACGTCAGAAGCCAGACCTTTCCCCGATTTGACATCCAGTGGATTCCTGTAA
- the AHR gene encoding aryl hydrocarbon receptor isoform X1, with the protein MNSSSSHITYASRKRRKPVQKTVKPIPPEGIKSNPSKRHRDRLNTELDRLASLLPFPQDVINKLDKLSVLRLSVSYLRAKSFFDVALQASPADRNGIQENCRTKFREGLSLQEGEFLLQALNGFVLVVTTDALVFYASSTIQDYLGFQQSDVIHQSVYELIHTEDRPEFQRQLHWTLNPTQCADSGQRIDEANGLPQPAVCYNPDQLPPENSSFMERSFVCRLRCLLDNSSGFLAMNFQGRLKYLHGQNKKGKDGSILPPQLALFAIATPLQPPSILEIRTKNFIFRTKHKLDFTPTGCDAKGKLVLGYTEAELCMRGSGYQFIHAADMLYCAEYHIRMIKTGESGMIVFRLLTKDNRWTWVQSNARLVYKNGRPDYIIATQRPLTDEEGTDHLRKRTMKLPFMFTSGEAVLYQVNNPFPPMMDPLPVRTKTTACGRESATTSTLNKESFNTNSLLGAMMQQDESIYLYPASSNTAFERNLFNEPMNECSNWQDSMAPVGNNSILKHEQIGQSQDMNSAISGGQSGPFADNRNSDLYSIMKHLGIDFEDIKDMQQNEEFFRTDFSGEDDFRDLDLTDEILTYVQDSLRKPAFQCPGYQQQQAMAVNSSCMVQEHLQLEQQQQRLQHQQNLVASEQQQQQLCQKMQHMQVNGMFANWSANQSVPFGCPQQELQQYSVLSDLPGTSQECPYKSETDAMPYTHNFIPCDQSVLPQHSQGPQLDFPLGTFEPSPYPTTSNLEDFFTCLQAPENQTHGLTPEPPIVTPQTCYAGAVSMYQCQPETPHGHEAQMQYNPTMPDPHAFLNKFQNGGVLNETYPAELNNINSTQTPTHLQPLHHTSEARPFPDLTSSGFL; encoded by the exons tgtcaAGCCAATCCCACCTGAAGGAATCAAGTCCAATCCTTCCAAGCGACATAGAGACCGACTTAATACAGAGTTGGACCGTTTGGCTAGCCTGCTGCCTTTTCCACAAGATGTTATTAATAAGCTGGACAAACTTTCAGTTCTCAGGCTCAGTGTCAGTTACCTAAGAGCCAAGAGCTTCTTTGATG tTGCATTACAGGCCTCCCCAGCTGACAGAAATGGAATTCAGGAAAACTGTAGAACAAAATTCAGAGAAGGCCTGAGTCTGCAAGAAGGAGAATTCTTATTACAG GCTCTGAATGGCTTCGTGCTGGTTGTCACTACAGATGCTTTGGTCTTTTATGCTTCTTCTACTATACAAGATTACTTAGGGTTCCAGcag tctGATGTCATACACCAGAGTGTGTATGAACTTATTCACACTGAAGATCGACCTGAATTTCAGCGTCAGCTGCACTGGACATTAAACCCTACGCAGTGTGCAGACTCTGGACAAAGAATTGATG AAGCTAATGGCCTCCCGCAGCCAGCAGTCTGTTATAACCCAGACCAGCTTCCTCCAGAAAACTCTTCCTTTATGGAGAGGAGCTTCGTGTGCCGACTAAGGTGTCTCCTGGATAATTCATCTGGTTTCCTG gcAATGAATTTCCAGGGGAGGTTAAAGTATCTTCACGGACAGAACAAGAAAGGCAAAGATGGGTCAATCCTTCCACCTCAGTTGGCTTTGTTTGCAATAGCTACTCCACTGCAGCCACCCTCCATACTTGAAATTAGAACCAAAAACTTCATCTTTAGAACCAAACACAAATTGGACTTTACACCTACTGGTTGTGATGCCAA aggaaAACTTGTTTTAGGCTACACTGAAGCAGAGTTGTGCATGAGAGGATCAGGATATCAATTTATTCATGCTGCTGATATGCTTTATTGTGCAGAGTACCATATCCGGA tGATTAAGACTGGAGAAAGTGGCATGATAGTATTCAGGCTTCTCACCAAAGACAATCGATGGACCTGGGTTCAGTCTAATGCACGCttagtgtataaaaatggaaGACCAGATTATATCATTGCAACTCAGAGACCACTGAC agatgaagaaggaaCAGACCATTTACGAAAACGAACTATGAAGTTGCCTTTTATGTTTACTTCTGGAGAAGCTGTGTTATACCAGGTAAACAACCCTTTTCCTCCCATGATGGATCCCTTACCAGTGAGGACTAAAACTACTGCTTGTGGAAGAGAGTCTGCCACCACATCAACTCTAAATAAGGAATCTTTCAATACCAATTCCCTCCTGGGTGCCATGATGCAACAAGATGAGTCTATTTATCTCTATCCTGCTTCCAGTAACACagcttttgaaagaaatctttttaacgAACCTATGAATGAATGCAGTAATTGGCAAGACAGTATGGCACCAGTAGGAAATAACAGTATCCTGAAACACGAGCAAATAGGTCAGTCTCAGGATATGAACTCAGCAATCTCTGGAGGCCAATCAGGGCCCTTTGCAGACAACAGAAATAGTGACTTGTACAGCATTATGAAACACCTAGGCATTGATTTTGAAGATATCAAAGACATGCAACAGAATGAGGAATTTTTCAGAACTGACTTTTCTGGTGAGGATGACTTCAGAGATCTTGACCTCACAGATGAAATCCTGACCTATGTCCAAGATTCTTTAAGGAAGCCTGCCTTCCAGTGTCCCGGTTACCAGCAGCAACAGGCCATGGCTGTGAACTCAAGTTGTATGGTACAGGAGCACCTGCAGCTagaacagcagcagcagcgacTGCAGCACCAGCAAAACCTCGTAGCATcggagcagcagcagcaacaactgTGTCAGAAAATGCAGCATATGCAAGTTAATGGCATGTTTGCCAATTGGAGCGCTAACCAGTCTGTGCCTTTTGGTTGTCCGCAGCAAGAGCTACAGCAGTATAGTGTCCTTTCAGACTTACCTGGGACCAGTCAAGAGTGTCCCTACAAATCTGAGACGGATGCTATGCCTTATACACACAACTTTATCCCCTGTGATCAGTCTGTGCTACCACAACATTCCCAGGGGCCACAGTTAGACTTTCCCTTAGGGACCTTCGAACCATCCCCGTACCCTACTACTTCTAATTTAGAAGATTTCTTCACGTGTTTACAAGCTCCTGAGAACCAAACACACGGACTTACTCCAGAGCCGCCCATAGTAACTCCTCAGACGTGTTATGCCGGGGCTGTGTCCATGTACCAGTGCCAGCCGGAAACTCCGCACGGCCACGAGGCCCAGATGCAGTACAATCCAACCATGCCGGACccacatgcatttttaaacaaG TTTCAGAATGGAGGAGTTTTAAATGAAACCTATCCAgctgaattaaataatataaatagcaCTCAGACTCCCACACACCTTCAGCCCCTTCATCACACGTCAGAAGCCAGACCTTTCCCCGATTTGACATCCAGTGGATTCCTGTAA
- the AHR gene encoding aryl hydrocarbon receptor isoform X3, with amino-acid sequence MKRIRVKRKTVAVHLLYLITKALNGFVLVVTTDALVFYASSTIQDYLGFQQSDVIHQSVYELIHTEDRPEFQRQLHWTLNPTQCADSGQRIDEANGLPQPAVCYNPDQLPPENSSFMERSFVCRLRCLLDNSSGFLAMNFQGRLKYLHGQNKKGKDGSILPPQLALFAIATPLQPPSILEIRTKNFIFRTKHKLDFTPTGCDAKGKLVLGYTEAELCMRGSGYQFIHAADMLYCAEYHIRMIKTGESGMIVFRLLTKDNRWTWVQSNARLVYKNGRPDYIIATQRPLTDEEGTDHLRKRTMKLPFMFTSGEAVLYQVNNPFPPMMDPLPVRTKTTACGRESATTSTLNKESFNTNSLLGAMMQQDESIYLYPASSNTAFERNLFNEPMNECSNWQDSMAPVGNNSILKHEQIGQSQDMNSAISGGQSGPFADNRNSDLYSIMKHLGIDFEDIKDMQQNEEFFRTDFSGEDDFRDLDLTDEILTYVQDSLRKPAFQCPGYQQQQAMAVNSSCMVQEHLQLEQQQQRLQHQQNLVASEQQQQQLCQKMQHMQVNGMFANWSANQSVPFGCPQQELQQYSVLSDLPGTSQECPYKSETDAMPYTHNFIPCDQSVLPQHSQGPQLDFPLGTFEPSPYPTTSNLEDFFTCLQAPENQTHGLTPEPPIVTPQTCYAGAVSMYQCQPETPHGHEAQMQYNPTMPDPHAFLNKFQNGGVLNETYPAELNNINSTQTPTHLQPLHHTSEARPFPDLTSSGFL; translated from the exons atgaaaagaattagAGTGAAAAGGAAGACAGTTGCTGTTCATCTACTGTATCTAATAACTAAG GCTCTGAATGGCTTCGTGCTGGTTGTCACTACAGATGCTTTGGTCTTTTATGCTTCTTCTACTATACAAGATTACTTAGGGTTCCAGcag tctGATGTCATACACCAGAGTGTGTATGAACTTATTCACACTGAAGATCGACCTGAATTTCAGCGTCAGCTGCACTGGACATTAAACCCTACGCAGTGTGCAGACTCTGGACAAAGAATTGATG AAGCTAATGGCCTCCCGCAGCCAGCAGTCTGTTATAACCCAGACCAGCTTCCTCCAGAAAACTCTTCCTTTATGGAGAGGAGCTTCGTGTGCCGACTAAGGTGTCTCCTGGATAATTCATCTGGTTTCCTG gcAATGAATTTCCAGGGGAGGTTAAAGTATCTTCACGGACAGAACAAGAAAGGCAAAGATGGGTCAATCCTTCCACCTCAGTTGGCTTTGTTTGCAATAGCTACTCCACTGCAGCCACCCTCCATACTTGAAATTAGAACCAAAAACTTCATCTTTAGAACCAAACACAAATTGGACTTTACACCTACTGGTTGTGATGCCAA aggaaAACTTGTTTTAGGCTACACTGAAGCAGAGTTGTGCATGAGAGGATCAGGATATCAATTTATTCATGCTGCTGATATGCTTTATTGTGCAGAGTACCATATCCGGA tGATTAAGACTGGAGAAAGTGGCATGATAGTATTCAGGCTTCTCACCAAAGACAATCGATGGACCTGGGTTCAGTCTAATGCACGCttagtgtataaaaatggaaGACCAGATTATATCATTGCAACTCAGAGACCACTGAC agatgaagaaggaaCAGACCATTTACGAAAACGAACTATGAAGTTGCCTTTTATGTTTACTTCTGGAGAAGCTGTGTTATACCAGGTAAACAACCCTTTTCCTCCCATGATGGATCCCTTACCAGTGAGGACTAAAACTACTGCTTGTGGAAGAGAGTCTGCCACCACATCAACTCTAAATAAGGAATCTTTCAATACCAATTCCCTCCTGGGTGCCATGATGCAACAAGATGAGTCTATTTATCTCTATCCTGCTTCCAGTAACACagcttttgaaagaaatctttttaacgAACCTATGAATGAATGCAGTAATTGGCAAGACAGTATGGCACCAGTAGGAAATAACAGTATCCTGAAACACGAGCAAATAGGTCAGTCTCAGGATATGAACTCAGCAATCTCTGGAGGCCAATCAGGGCCCTTTGCAGACAACAGAAATAGTGACTTGTACAGCATTATGAAACACCTAGGCATTGATTTTGAAGATATCAAAGACATGCAACAGAATGAGGAATTTTTCAGAACTGACTTTTCTGGTGAGGATGACTTCAGAGATCTTGACCTCACAGATGAAATCCTGACCTATGTCCAAGATTCTTTAAGGAAGCCTGCCTTCCAGTGTCCCGGTTACCAGCAGCAACAGGCCATGGCTGTGAACTCAAGTTGTATGGTACAGGAGCACCTGCAGCTagaacagcagcagcagcgacTGCAGCACCAGCAAAACCTCGTAGCATcggagcagcagcagcaacaactgTGTCAGAAAATGCAGCATATGCAAGTTAATGGCATGTTTGCCAATTGGAGCGCTAACCAGTCTGTGCCTTTTGGTTGTCCGCAGCAAGAGCTACAGCAGTATAGTGTCCTTTCAGACTTACCTGGGACCAGTCAAGAGTGTCCCTACAAATCTGAGACGGATGCTATGCCTTATACACACAACTTTATCCCCTGTGATCAGTCTGTGCTACCACAACATTCCCAGGGGCCACAGTTAGACTTTCCCTTAGGGACCTTCGAACCATCCCCGTACCCTACTACTTCTAATTTAGAAGATTTCTTCACGTGTTTACAAGCTCCTGAGAACCAAACACACGGACTTACTCCAGAGCCGCCCATAGTAACTCCTCAGACGTGTTATGCCGGGGCTGTGTCCATGTACCAGTGCCAGCCGGAAACTCCGCACGGCCACGAGGCCCAGATGCAGTACAATCCAACCATGCCGGACccacatgcatttttaaacaaG TTTCAGAATGGAGGAGTTTTAAATGAAACCTATCCAgctgaattaaataatataaatagcaCTCAGACTCCCACACACCTTCAGCCCCTTCATCACACGTCAGAAGCCAGACCTTTCCCCGATTTGACATCCAGTGGATTCCTGTAA